The following proteins come from a genomic window of Mariniflexile sp. TRM1-10:
- a CDS encoding GTP-binding protein encodes MPTTNDIVLRPRFKIEINKNNETVLQMFQDAKKTPSEFIVNRIDDHVFIKFPKYKQHFWSPQLHLEINAVDSDSCLLHGLFGPNPTVWTLFVFLHFMVAGLFIAFGIWTYSNWSLKMPYTFQFSLMLLMIIIWVALYFAGSIGKTSSKNEMAELHDFMNAVLEKESLS; translated from the coding sequence ATGCCAACTACTAACGACATTGTTTTACGGCCTCGTTTTAAAATTGAAATAAACAAAAATAACGAAACGGTGTTGCAAATGTTTCAGGATGCTAAAAAAACACCTTCTGAATTTATTGTTAACAGGATTGACGACCACGTGTTTATAAAATTCCCAAAGTATAAACAACATTTTTGGTCTCCACAATTACATTTAGAAATTAATGCTGTTGATAGCGATTCCTGCTTACTTCATGGTTTATTCGGCCCCAACCCCACAGTTTGGACACTGTTTGTGTTTTTACACTTTATGGTTGCGGGCTTGTTTATTGCTTTTGGCATTTGGACATATAGCAATTGGTCTTTAAAAATGCCCTATACGTTTCAATTTAGCCTCATGCTACTTATGATAATTATTTGGGTTGCCTTATATTTTGCTGGAAGCATTGGAAAAACATCTAGTAAAAATGAGATGGCAGAGCTTCATGATTTTATGAATGCTGTTCTAGAAAAAGAAAGTCTTAGCTGA
- a CDS encoding TPM domain-containing protein, with amino-acid sequence MPNHVEDFLTPSEEQEVIEAIRIAELNTSGEIRVHIEKTSQGDATNRALELFHALKMDNTKLQNAVLIYVAVDDKTFVIYGDKGINDVVSSNFWDSTKDIMQSYFKTGNFKQGLVEGIIKSGEQLKKHFPYTDLDTNELTNEISKG; translated from the coding sequence ATGCCTAACCATGTTGAAGATTTTTTAACGCCCAGTGAAGAACAAGAGGTTATTGAAGCTATAAGAATAGCTGAACTAAACACATCTGGAGAAATACGAGTTCACATTGAAAAAACTTCCCAAGGTGACGCCACAAATCGTGCTTTAGAGCTTTTCCATGCACTAAAAATGGATAACACCAAACTACAAAATGCCGTATTAATTTATGTGGCTGTTGATGACAAAACCTTTGTCATTTATGGCGATAAGGGCATTAACGATGTCGTTTCAAGTAATTTTTGGGACAGCACTAAAGACATCATGCAATCGTATTTTAAAACTGGTAATTTTAAACAAGGGTTGGTTGAGGGCATTATAAAATCTGGGGAACAACTTAAAAAACATTTTCCTTATACAGATTTAGACACTAACGAACTCACTAACGAAATTTCTAAAGGCTAA
- a CDS encoding protein-disulfide reductase DsbD family protein, whose protein sequence is MKNNQIKRRIKALFLFFTLLMVGYSQSQVLEPVKWETSVKKVSNTDYELITTATIDKGWHLYSQHVPEDGPIPTTFTYSDREDFSLKGKTIEGEGHTIDDPIFGMRIKFFENKAVFKQMVSFKDDYKTIEGQVEFMVCDDTRCLPPTEVDLVFAFSNSSSVSNDSSTASDSSTSNDSSTSNDSSTSNEEASNLNANEINNNAVNQQLYGISADDIKKPDKTCGDELSQNQSESNQESGSLWSIFGLGFLGGLLALLTPCVFPMIPLTVSFFTKKGGHDKGSGISKALLYGFFIFAVYILLSVPFHLLDSVNPDILNEISTNVWLNVAFFAIFLFFAFSFFGYYELTLPSSWTNKTTQGENVGGIIGIFFMALTLAIVSFSCTGPILGSLLAGSLTADGGAWQLTAGMAGFGVSLGLPFALFAMFPNMMNALPKSGGWLNTTKVVLGFLELALAFKFLSNADLVQHWGILKIEPFLIIWILIFAGLALYIFGVIKFPHDSPIKKLSFSRIAGGVLVAAFTIYLASGFRVNKETNTFTPLTLLSGLAPPVGYSFLYPNDCPNNLVCFKDLKTGIAYAKKVNKPIMLDFTGYACVNCRKMEEHVWSVKEIDNYLRNDYVLISLYVDDKKILPADEQVLVNRINGGTRKLENYGHKWANFQTQFFQTNSQPYYVLLNSDGTQILNQPVGYTPDEDDYAEFLKCGLEVFKESKKK, encoded by the coding sequence ATGAAAAATAATCAAATAAAAAGAAGAATAAAAGCACTTTTTTTATTCTTTACACTTTTAATGGTTGGATATTCACAATCTCAAGTGTTAGAGCCTGTAAAATGGGAGACATCTGTTAAAAAAGTTTCAAATACCGATTATGAATTGATAACAACCGCAACAATTGATAAAGGTTGGCATTTGTATTCGCAACATGTTCCTGAAGATGGACCCATACCCACAACTTTTACCTATAGCGACAGGGAAGACTTTTCGTTAAAAGGAAAGACAATTGAAGGTGAGGGACATACTATTGATGATCCTATTTTTGGAATGCGGATTAAGTTTTTTGAGAACAAAGCCGTATTTAAACAAATGGTGAGTTTTAAAGACGATTATAAAACGATTGAAGGGCAAGTTGAGTTTATGGTTTGTGATGATACCAGATGCCTACCCCCAACAGAAGTTGATTTGGTATTTGCTTTCAGTAATAGTAGTTCTGTTTCTAATGACAGTTCTACTGCCAGTGACAGTTCTACTTCCAATGACAGTTCTACTTCCAATGACAGTTCTACTTCTAATGAAGAAGCAAGCAACTTAAATGCAAATGAGATTAACAATAATGCGGTAAACCAACAACTGTACGGCATATCCGCTGACGATATTAAAAAACCAGATAAAACATGTGGTGATGAATTGAGTCAAAACCAATCAGAATCAAATCAAGAAAGTGGCTCTTTGTGGAGTATTTTCGGACTAGGTTTTTTGGGTGGGCTATTAGCTTTATTAACGCCGTGTGTATTCCCTATGATACCTTTAACCGTTAGTTTTTTTACAAAAAAAGGGGGGCATGATAAAGGTTCGGGTATTTCAAAAGCATTATTGTACGGATTTTTTATTTTTGCTGTATACATTTTATTGAGTGTGCCTTTTCATTTGCTAGACTCGGTAAATCCGGATATTTTAAATGAGATTTCCACTAATGTTTGGTTGAATGTTGCCTTTTTTGCGATATTCCTGTTTTTTGCATTTTCTTTCTTTGGTTATTACGAATTAACATTGCCTTCAAGTTGGACCAACAAAACCACACAAGGCGAGAATGTGGGTGGTATCATAGGAATCTTTTTTATGGCACTTACCTTGGCCATTGTGTCGTTTTCTTGTACAGGCCCTATTTTAGGCTCCCTATTGGCAGGTTCGTTAACGGCCGATGGTGGTGCATGGCAACTTACAGCAGGTATGGCTGGTTTTGGTGTGTCGTTAGGGTTACCATTTGCATTGTTTGCCATGTTTCCTAATATGATGAATGCCTTACCTAAATCTGGTGGTTGGTTAAATACAACAAAAGTTGTTTTGGGATTTTTGGAATTGGCTCTGGCATTTAAGTTTTTATCGAATGCCGATTTAGTTCAACATTGGGGCATTTTAAAAATAGAACCATTTTTAATTATTTGGATTCTTATTTTTGCTGGTTTAGCATTGTATATATTTGGAGTGATTAAATTTCCGCATGATTCACCAATAAAGAAACTGTCATTTTCAAGAATAGCAGGAGGCGTATTGGTCGCTGCATTTACTATATATTTGGCATCTGGGTTTAGAGTGAATAAAGAAACCAATACATTTACACCGCTGACACTTTTAAGTGGTTTGGCACCACCAGTAGGGTACAGTTTTTTATATCCAAACGATTGTCCTAATAATCTAGTATGTTTTAAAGATTTAAAAACAGGTATTGCTTATGCAAAGAAAGTGAATAAGCCTATCATGTTGGACTTTACGGGATACGCTTGTGTGAATTGTAGAAAAATGGAAGAGCACGTATGGTCTGTTAAAGAAATTGACAACTACTTGCGAAATGATTATGTGTTAATTTCCCTATATGTTGATGATAAGAAAATCTTACCTGCCGATGAACAAGTTTTAGTGAATCGTATAAATGGAGGTACAAGGAAACTTGAAAATTATGGGCATAAATGGGCTAATTTTCAAACGCAATTTTTTCAAACCAATTCACAGCCTTATTATGTGTTATTAAATTCTGATGGCACACAAATTTTAAACCAACCCGTTGGTTATACTCCAGATGAAGACGATTATGCTGAATTTTTAAAGTGTGGTTTGGAAGTTTTTAAAGAAAGTAAAAAGAAATAG
- a CDS encoding TPM domain-containing protein: MLKFKHVFLFTFLSICFTQIALAQFKIPEKPEFQTSVYDYISLLSPTEKSALEEKLIKYSDTTSTQIVIATINSTEGENIDYLGTKWAHEWGIGQAKEDNGVFILLAKGDRKIAIKTGYGVEHLLTDAMSKRIIELDIIPYFKQDDYYGGLNRGADAIFEVLTGEYQGTRKASNENKFPVEFIIILIFIFIIILISISKNRRGGNGGNRGNKSGGFSLLDAIILSSMGRSSGGGGFGSGSSGGGFGGGGFGGGFGGGGFGGGGASGGW; this comes from the coding sequence ATGCTTAAATTTAAACACGTTTTTTTATTTACTTTTTTAAGTATCTGCTTTACCCAAATAGCGCTTGCTCAATTTAAAATTCCCGAAAAACCAGAATTCCAAACAAGTGTTTACGATTATATCAGTCTGTTATCGCCTACTGAAAAAAGTGCCTTAGAAGAAAAACTGATTAAATATTCCGATACCACTTCAACCCAAATTGTTATTGCCACCATAAATTCCACCGAAGGTGAAAATATTGATTATTTAGGCACAAAATGGGCACACGAATGGGGTATTGGACAAGCAAAAGAAGATAACGGCGTTTTTATTTTATTAGCAAAAGGTGATAGAAAAATAGCTATAAAAACAGGCTATGGTGTTGAACATTTGCTTACAGATGCCATGTCGAAGCGTATTATTGAGCTTGATATTATCCCCTATTTCAAACAAGATGACTATTACGGCGGTTTAAACAGAGGTGCCGATGCCATTTTTGAAGTTTTAACTGGTGAATATCAAGGTACCCGCAAAGCCTCAAATGAAAATAAATTTCCTGTAGAATTCATTATCATTCTTATTTTCATATTCATCATCATCCTGATCTCAATTTCAAAAAACAGGCGTGGTGGTAATGGTGGTAACCGAGGCAACAAATCGGGTGGTTTTAGTCTTTTAGATGCTATTATTTTAAGCAGTATGGGACGTTCTTCCGGAGGTGGCGGATTTGGTAGCGGAAGCTCTGGTGGTGGATTTGGAGGCGGTGGCTTTGGAGGCGGTTTCGGCGGCGGTGGATTTGGAGGCGGCGGTGCTTCTGGTGGTTGGTAG
- the der gene encoding ribosome biogenesis GTPase Der produces MSNIVAIVGRPNVGKSTFFNRLIQRREAIVDAVSGVTRDRHYGKSDWNGKEFSLIDTGGYVLGSDDIFEAEIDKQVELAIDEADAIIFMVDVESGVTGMDEDVAKLLRKVNKPVFLVVNKVDNAKRAEDAVEFYSLGLGEYYTVASINGSGTGDLLDALVEALPEKETVVNEELPRFAVVGRPNAGKSSFINALIGEDRYIVTDIAGTTRDSIDTKYNRFGFEFNLVDTAGIRRKSKVKEDLEFYSVMRSVRAIEHSDVCLLVLDATRGFDGQDQNIFWLAERNRKGVVILVNKWDLVEKDHKTTLEYEKAIRKEMEPFTDVPIIFISTLSKQRIYKAIETAVEVYNNRTKKIKTSVLNDVMLPIIESYPPPANKAKYVKIKYIMQLPTPQPQFAFFCNLPQYVKEPYKRFLENKLREHFDFTGVPVSVYMRKK; encoded by the coding sequence ATGAGTAATATAGTTGCTATAGTAGGTCGCCCAAACGTAGGGAAATCAACATTTTTTAATCGCTTAATTCAACGTAGGGAAGCTATTGTTGATGCTGTAAGCGGCGTTACAAGAGATCGCCATTATGGTAAAAGTGATTGGAATGGAAAGGAATTTTCGCTTATAGATACCGGAGGGTATGTGTTGGGAAGTGACGATATTTTTGAAGCTGAAATTGATAAACAAGTAGAATTGGCTATTGATGAAGCCGATGCTATTATTTTTATGGTTGATGTAGAAAGCGGTGTAACTGGCATGGACGAAGATGTTGCAAAACTATTACGCAAAGTGAACAAACCCGTGTTTCTTGTAGTGAATAAAGTAGACAATGCCAAACGTGCTGAAGATGCGGTAGAGTTTTACTCGTTGGGTTTAGGCGAATACTATACCGTTGCCAGTATTAATGGAAGCGGTACAGGCGATTTATTGGATGCTTTGGTGGAAGCCTTACCAGAAAAAGAAACGGTTGTTAATGAAGAATTGCCACGTTTTGCTGTAGTGGGTCGCCCAAATGCAGGAAAATCATCATTCATTAATGCATTGATTGGTGAAGATCGATATATTGTAACTGATATTGCGGGTACTACTAGAGATTCTATCGATACCAAATACAATCGTTTTGGTTTTGAATTTAATTTAGTTGATACGGCGGGAATTCGAAGAAAATCTAAAGTAAAAGAAGATTTGGAATTTTATTCTGTAATGCGTAGTGTTCGAGCTATTGAGCATAGTGATGTCTGTTTATTGGTTTTAGACGCAACCCGTGGGTTTGATGGGCAAGACCAAAACATATTTTGGTTGGCAGAACGAAATAGAAAAGGCGTTGTAATTTTAGTAAACAAATGGGATTTGGTAGAAAAGGATCATAAAACAACCCTTGAATATGAAAAAGCCATAAGAAAGGAAATGGAACCTTTTACCGATGTGCCTATTATATTTATTTCTACATTATCTAAACAACGTATTTATAAAGCTATTGAAACTGCTGTTGAGGTTTATAATAATCGAACCAAAAAGATTAAAACAAGTGTGCTTAATGATGTGATGTTGCCTATTATTGAAAGCTATCCACCACCGGCAAATAAAGCAAAGTATGTAAAAATTAAATACATAATGCAATTGCCAACACCACAACCACAGTTTGCTTTTTTCTGCAATCTACCGCAGTACGTAAAAGAACCCTACAAACGTTTTTTAGAAAACAAATTACGTGAACATTTCGATTTTACAGGTGTTCCTGTAAGTGTATATATGCGTAAGAAATAG
- a CDS encoding DUF4982 domain-containing protein gives MQQQKFILLIFLILTHLSFSQVRSVKELDTNWKFQKGDFENAFKVDFNDSNWENVTVPHDWAIYGPFDKEIDKQDVAIIQNGEKVASEKTGRTGALPHIGSAWYRNKFSLPHYEKNKKVILLFEGAMSEPQIYLNGKKVGAWAYGYSYFYFDVSEFIKEGENTLAVKLTNKEFASRWYPGAGLYRKVSVIVKNKESIDQWGTFISTPFINKDAAKVNIKTKTSGDNVHLRTTIYDADGKKISSEASTTQFGNEFDQNIKVQNPKLWSPETPYLYKAVSQLFVGNELKDEVSTRFGIRDVKYEANKGFSLNGEVRKFKGVCLHHDLGPLGTAINKAALRRQLTILKDMGCDAIRSSHNMPSFEQLELCDEMGFMFLAESFDEWAKPKVKNGYNRFFEAYAEKDIVNLVQATRNHPSIVMWSSGNEVPDQWGEAGVKRAKWLQDIFHREDPTRLVTVGMDQVKATMESGFGALLDVPGLNYRLHLYEEAFKKFPQGFILGSETASTVSSRGIYKFPVVQEKNKQYDDLQCSSYDLEACSWSNVPDEDFVLQDDKPWVIGEFVWTGFDYLGEPTPYDGSWPSRSSYFGISDLAGLPKDRFYLYRSRWNTTDETLHILPHWNWEGREGETTPVFVYTNYNSAELFVNGKSMGIQKKNVSTAQNRYRLMWMDVKYEPGTLKVIAFDDEGNPVAEKEIHTAGKPYKIILKPDRETIKADAKDLSFVEVSVVDKNGIPCPNATNQLKFKVKGEGTYRAACNGDATSLELFHLPTMKLFSGKLVVLVQSTNQSGTIELSVTGTGLKSGKLNLNSNK, from the coding sequence ATGCAACAACAAAAATTTATTCTCCTTATATTCTTAATCCTTACACACCTATCGTTTTCACAAGTAAGATCAGTAAAAGAATTAGACACCAATTGGAAATTCCAAAAAGGAGATTTTGAAAATGCTTTTAAAGTGGATTTTAATGATTCTAATTGGGAAAATGTAACTGTTCCTCACGATTGGGCTATTTACGGTCCTTTTGATAAAGAGATAGATAAACAAGATGTTGCCATTATTCAGAATGGAGAAAAAGTAGCTTCAGAAAAAACCGGGAGAACAGGGGCTTTGCCACATATTGGATCCGCTTGGTATCGAAATAAATTTAGCTTACCCCATTACGAAAAGAATAAAAAAGTGATTTTACTTTTTGAAGGCGCTATGAGCGAACCTCAAATTTATTTAAACGGCAAGAAAGTAGGAGCATGGGCTTATGGTTACAGTTATTTTTATTTTGATGTTTCAGAATTTATTAAAGAAGGCGAAAATACGTTGGCAGTGAAACTAACAAATAAAGAATTTGCTTCACGGTGGTATCCCGGCGCAGGCTTATATCGCAAAGTTAGTGTCATCGTAAAAAACAAGGAAAGCATAGATCAATGGGGAACGTTTATTTCAACACCATTTATTAATAAAGATGCAGCCAAAGTAAATATAAAAACAAAAACCTCAGGGGATAATGTCCATTTAAGAACAACAATTTATGATGCAGATGGAAAAAAAATTAGTTCGGAAGCATCAACAACGCAGTTTGGGAATGAATTCGATCAAAATATCAAAGTTCAAAATCCTAAATTATGGAGTCCTGAAACGCCGTATTTGTATAAAGCAGTGTCTCAGTTGTTTGTTGGAAATGAATTGAAAGACGAGGTGTCAACACGTTTTGGAATTAGGGATGTAAAGTATGAAGCTAACAAAGGATTTAGCTTAAATGGCGAAGTCAGAAAGTTTAAAGGCGTTTGTTTGCACCACGATTTGGGACCATTAGGAACCGCAATAAATAAAGCGGCATTGCGTCGTCAACTAACCATTTTAAAAGATATGGGTTGCGATGCCATTCGTAGTTCTCACAATATGCCATCATTCGAACAGTTGGAGTTATGTGACGAAATGGGTTTTATGTTTTTAGCTGAAAGTTTTGATGAATGGGCAAAACCAAAGGTGAAGAATGGTTACAATAGGTTTTTTGAAGCCTATGCCGAGAAAGATATCGTGAATTTGGTTCAAGCCACCAGAAACCATCCCTCAATTGTGATGTGGAGTTCTGGAAATGAAGTGCCAGATCAGTGGGGAGAAGCAGGTGTGAAACGTGCAAAGTGGCTACAGGATATTTTCCATAGAGAAGATCCCACAAGACTCGTAACCGTTGGTATGGATCAAGTAAAAGCAACCATGGAATCTGGATTTGGAGCATTATTGGATGTTCCAGGGTTGAATTACCGCTTACATTTATATGAAGAGGCCTTTAAAAAATTCCCTCAGGGATTTATATTAGGTTCAGAAACGGCTTCAACGGTTAGCTCTAGAGGCATTTATAAGTTTCCTGTTGTTCAAGAAAAAAATAAACAATATGATGACCTTCAGTGTTCCTCATATGATTTGGAAGCCTGTAGCTGGTCTAATGTGCCCGATGAGGATTTTGTATTGCAAGATGATAAACCATGGGTTATTGGTGAGTTTGTATGGACTGGTTTTGATTACTTGGGAGAGCCTACGCCTTATGATGGAAGTTGGCCATCACGTAGTTCTTATTTTGGAATTTCAGATTTAGCGGGACTTCCTAAAGACCGCTTTTACTTATATAGAAGCCGTTGGAATACAACGGACGAAACCTTACATATTTTACCTCATTGGAATTGGGAAGGACGTGAAGGCGAAACAACCCCTGTTTTTGTGTACACCAATTACAATAGCGCCGAACTTTTTGTGAATGGAAAAAGTATGGGCATTCAAAAAAAGAATGTGTCAACAGCTCAAAATAGATATCGTTTAATGTGGATGGATGTAAAATATGAACCCGGTACTTTAAAAGTTATTGCTTTTGATGATGAAGGTAATCCCGTTGCTGAAAAGGAAATACATACAGCTGGAAAACCTTATAAAATTATATTAAAACCAGACAGGGAAACAATTAAAGCAGATGCTAAGGATTTATCTTTTGTTGAGGTTTCTGTGGTTGATAAAAACGGCATTCCTTGTCCAAACGCAACCAATCAGTTAAAATTCAAGGTAAAGGGTGAAGGAACTTATAGAGCAGCATGCAATGGTGATGCGACTTCATTAGAACTATTTCATTTGCCAACCATGAAGCTTTTTAGTGGTAAGCTGGTAGTATTGGTACAATCTACAAACCAATCAGGAACTATTGAATTATCAGTTACAGGCACTGGCTTAAAAAGTGGTAAATTGAATTTGAATTCCAATAAATAA
- the era gene encoding GTPase Era, producing MSHKAGFVNIIGNPNVGKSTLMNAFVGEKLSIITSKAQTTRHRILGIVNGDDFQMVLSDTPGIIKPAYELQESMMGFVKSAFEDADILLYMVEIGEQELKDEAFFNKITNSKIPVLLLLNKIDKSNQEQLENQVQLWAEKVPNAEIFPISALEGFNVKEVFNRIIDLLPESPAFYPKDQLTDKPERFFINETIREKILLHYKKEIPYAVEIETEEFFEEEDIIRIRAVIMVERETQKGIIIGHKGSALKRVGVEARKDLEAFFGKQIHLETYVKVNKNWRSNQNQLRRFGYNS from the coding sequence ATGAGCCACAAAGCAGGTTTTGTAAATATTATTGGTAACCCCAATGTGGGTAAGTCAACGCTAATGAATGCCTTTGTTGGTGAAAAACTATCCATCATCACATCAAAAGCACAAACCACACGACACCGTATTTTAGGTATTGTGAATGGTGACGATTTTCAAATGGTTTTGTCTGATACCCCAGGTATTATAAAACCAGCATACGAGTTGCAGGAAAGCATGATGGGTTTTGTAAAGTCTGCTTTTGAAGATGCCGATATTCTATTGTATATGGTTGAAATTGGTGAGCAAGAATTAAAAGACGAAGCCTTTTTTAATAAAATAACCAATTCAAAAATCCCTGTGTTGTTGCTTTTAAATAAGATTGATAAGTCAAACCAAGAGCAATTAGAAAACCAAGTACAACTTTGGGCAGAAAAAGTGCCAAATGCCGAAATTTTTCCAATATCAGCATTAGAAGGTTTTAACGTAAAAGAAGTATTTAACAGAATTATTGATTTGCTTCCAGAGTCACCTGCATTTTATCCAAAAGACCAATTAACAGATAAGCCAGAACGCTTTTTTATAAACGAAACCATACGCGAAAAAATTCTGCTTCATTACAAAAAGGAAATCCCGTATGCCGTTGAAATTGAAACCGAAGAATTTTTTGAAGAAGAAGACATTATCAGAATACGCGCCGTAATTATGGTAGAACGCGAAACTCAAAAAGGGATTATCATTGGGCATAAAGGAAGTGCTTTAAAGCGTGTTGGTGTTGAAGCCAGAAAAGATTTAGAAGCTTTTTTTGGTAAACAAATCCACTTGGAGACCTATGTGAAAGTAAATAAAAATTGGCGAAGCAATCAAAACCAATTAAGAAGGTTTGGATACAATAGCTAA
- a CDS encoding T9SS type A sorting domain-containing protein: MKYNYPLFICFFTVFLSKAQTVVTSDKFNLPETVEETSGLIYYDNKLITHNDSGNAAELYEIDTSNGSIVRTVSITNATNVDWEDIAQDNTYIYIGDIGNNYGNRTNLKFYRILKTDFDSSTNVTADVINYSYADQTDFTSNLNNNNWDSEAFVVYDNYLLIFSKNWANNEVDVYTIPNTVGTHSAVKVSTYNSQGLITGADVVGSNKIYLSGYSVSSNITPFLIEIYNLDISAPLNLDVFTNSKSVKLNNFLPFGNQVEGICFIETNGFSDTLYISNEKLVASIFTFPSKLRALTIDNSTLRAFNFIKNDGFIIHPNPFENEIKFSDNAEEIKIYNSLGSCVLSQNATNSINTSELSPGFYTISVTYKKMLVTKKMIK; the protein is encoded by the coding sequence ATGAAATATAATTATCCATTATTTATATGTTTTTTCACGGTTTTTCTTTCAAAAGCACAAACAGTTGTTACTTCAGACAAATTTAATTTACCGGAAACTGTCGAAGAGACCTCTGGACTTATTTATTATGATAACAAATTAATTACTCATAATGATAGCGGAAATGCTGCCGAATTATATGAAATAGATACCTCTAACGGTTCTATAGTGAGAACTGTTTCTATTACAAATGCAACGAATGTAGACTGGGAAGATATAGCCCAAGATAACACATATATCTATATTGGTGACATTGGAAACAATTATGGCAACAGAACCAATTTAAAATTTTATAGGATTTTAAAAACCGATTTCGATTCTAGCACGAACGTTACCGCAGATGTTATTAATTACTCGTATGCCGATCAAACTGATTTTACTTCCAATCTTAACAATAACAACTGGGATTCAGAAGCTTTTGTGGTTTACGATAATTATTTGTTAATCTTTTCCAAAAATTGGGCAAATAATGAAGTTGATGTATATACCATTCCCAATACAGTGGGTACGCATAGTGCTGTTAAAGTAAGTACATATAATTCACAGGGTCTAATTACTGGAGCCGATGTCGTTGGTTCAAATAAAATATATCTTTCTGGTTATTCAGTATCATCTAACATCACGCCTTTTTTAATAGAAATATATAATTTAGATATAAGTGCACCCTTAAATCTTGATGTGTTTACAAACAGTAAAAGTGTTAAGTTAAACAACTTTCTACCTTTCGGAAATCAAGTAGAAGGTATTTGCTTTATAGAAACAAATGGTTTTAGCGATACACTTTATATTTCGAACGAAAAATTGGTTGCAAGCATTTTTACCTTCCCATCCAAATTAAGAGCATTAACCATTGATAATTCAACTTTAAGGGCATTCAATTTCATAAAAAATGATGGCTTTATTATCCATCCAAACCCCTTTGAAAACGAAATAAAATTCAGTGATAATGCTGAAGAAATTAAAATTTACAATAGTTTGGGCAGTTGCGTATTAAGTCAAAATGCAACCAATTCTATTAATACGTCAGAGCTTAGCCCTGGTTTTTATACTATTTCAGTAACATACAAAAAAATGCTTGTCACTAAAAAAATGATAAAATAA
- a CDS encoding FKBP-type peptidyl-prolyl cis-trans isomerase, with translation MKIIKFLGVVLAASILSSCGGQGVSKRALKTELDSVSYAIGMDVARNVKTSVSEIDSELFIQGYMNVLDSTNILIKEENAQQVLTAYFQKKQAEKMKKQQEEAEKEKVVGEKFLEENKSKAGVKVTESGLQYIVLKEGTGAKPTAESKVKVHYHGTLIDGTVFDSSVDRGEPTEFGVGQVIRGWTEGLQLMSVGSKYKFFIPQDLGYGARQAGEKIKPYSTLIFEVELLEIVE, from the coding sequence ATGAAAATAATTAAATTTTTAGGAGTTGTTTTAGCAGCTTCAATTTTATCATCATGTGGTGGTCAAGGAGTTTCAAAAAGAGCATTAAAAACTGAGCTAGACTCAGTAAGTTACGCTATTGGTATGGATGTAGCTAGAAATGTGAAAACAAGTGTTTCTGAAATAGATAGCGAACTATTTATTCAAGGCTATATGAATGTTTTGGATTCTACCAATATTTTAATTAAAGAAGAAAATGCACAACAAGTTTTAACTGCTTATTTTCAGAAAAAACAAGCTGAAAAGATGAAAAAACAGCAAGAAGAAGCTGAAAAAGAAAAAGTTGTAGGCGAAAAATTCTTGGAAGAAAATAAATCTAAAGCAGGTGTGAAAGTAACCGAAAGTGGTTTACAATATATTGTTTTAAAAGAAGGAACTGGTGCAAAACCAACTGCAGAATCTAAAGTAAAAGTACATTACCACGGTACATTAATTGATGGAACTGTGTTTGATAGCTCTGTAGATAGAGGCGAACCAACCGAATTTGGTGTTGGTCAAGTTATTAGAGGATGGACAGAAGGTTTACAACTGATGTCTGTAGGGTCTAAATACAAATTCTTCATTCCTCAAGATTTAGGTTACGGAGCAAGACAAGCAGGAGAAAAAATCAAACCATATTCTACTTTAATTTTCGAAGTTGAATTATTGGAAATAGTTGAATAA